Proteins encoded within one genomic window of Lysinibacillus louembei:
- a CDS encoding Mur ligase family protein, translated as MKPIPVSAVVEIVNGELIKGSADLVIEHGAYRLKQIKHKRTIFFTNTKIVNWQSVAAFFPLVIVTEWSYRLREIPDGVTVVKVENMTNAYWQFVEYYRRQFNIPIVAITGTAGKTTTKDMVKHILSNDYEVVATHLSNNSRTELLQNLLRISETTEAAVFETAVGAPGDVLGAGRYFQPSIGVITNIGSHHLNYCKTQEGYIGAKAEMLQIVGKGTLIINADDANTKKINLRAFQGKIIRFGKHNADFLVSSITYTERGMRFILHHQNKQYVVKIPGHGEHQVYNALAALAVVHEIGMPLHRAIAQLATFRKLNKQLQILKGINGSMLIDDTWSITTTSLDAALHVLNKLGQGKKKIAVIGTITDLGSWGYSIHKQAGEIIYKHGVDVLITIGEHASIMASKAQQLGLEADIYSFKNNMLARSLLKKIVDSNTIILIKGDMYSEAIHELAAQLRRGEELA; from the coding sequence ATGAAGCCTATACCTGTTAGTGCTGTCGTAGAAATAGTCAATGGAGAATTGATAAAAGGGTCCGCAGATCTTGTAATTGAGCATGGTGCGTACCGTTTGAAACAAATCAAGCATAAAAGGACGATTTTTTTTACAAATACGAAAATTGTCAATTGGCAAAGCGTAGCGGCATTTTTTCCGTTAGTTATTGTGACAGAATGGAGCTATCGTCTAAGGGAAATACCTGATGGTGTAACAGTTGTGAAAGTAGAAAATATGACAAATGCGTATTGGCAGTTTGTGGAATATTACCGCCGCCAATTTAACATTCCGATTGTTGCCATTACAGGAACGGCTGGAAAAACGACAACAAAGGATATGGTGAAGCATATATTGTCAAATGACTATGAGGTTGTTGCGACACATTTAAGCAATAATTCCCGAACGGAGCTTCTCCAAAATTTATTGCGCATTAGTGAAACGACAGAGGCGGCCGTTTTTGAAACGGCAGTTGGTGCTCCGGGAGATGTGCTAGGCGCAGGGCGTTATTTTCAGCCATCTATTGGTGTCATTACAAACATTGGCTCACATCACTTAAATTACTGTAAAACGCAGGAAGGATATATCGGGGCAAAGGCGGAAATGCTGCAAATCGTTGGCAAAGGCACGCTCATTATTAATGCGGATGATGCTAATACAAAAAAAATAAATCTTCGCGCGTTTCAAGGGAAAATTATTCGCTTTGGCAAGCATAACGCGGATTTTTTAGTAAGTAGCATTACGTATACGGAGCGTGGCATGCGCTTTATTTTGCATCACCAAAATAAGCAATATGTCGTGAAAATACCTGGCCATGGGGAGCACCAAGTATACAATGCTTTAGCAGCACTTGCGGTTGTACATGAAATTGGCATGCCATTGCACAGGGCAATTGCGCAGCTTGCGACATTCCGCAAATTAAATAAGCAGCTGCAAATTTTAAAAGGAATTAATGGTTCAATGCTTATTGATGATACGTGGAGCATTACAACGACCTCGCTGGATGCAGCATTACACGTATTAAATAAGCTTGGGCAAGGCAAAAAGAAAATTGCGGTTATTGGCACGATTACTGATTTAGGGTCATGGGGCTATAGCATTCATAAGCAAGCGGGTGAGATTATTTACAAGCATGGGGTGGATGTGCTCATTACCATCGGCGAGCATGCCAGCATTATGGCTTCAAAGGCGCAGCAATTAGGGCTTGAGGCCGATATTTACAGCTTTAAAAATAATATGTTAGCACGCAGCCTTTTGAAAAAAATTGTTGATAGCAATACGATCATTTTAATTAAAGGGGATATGTATAGCGAGGCAATCCATGAATTAGCCGCGCAATTGCGTCGAGGGGAGGAGCTAGCTTGA
- a CDS encoding FtsW/RodA/SpoVE family cell cycle protein, producing MNRKQFLQQVTTFIRSKPAQQHVEKELNGHIQHAKKAWMDKGYEEAQAEALAIEHMGNPMTLGQELGKVHKPKVDWLMIGLVAMLLACSFLPLIAVAPYSLFGEGMLLWRHAIYTCLAVIIIVCFMLFDVRKLMTRNFIFYVIAILFALLLYSTHMIQGTRFFFIGSWKVSVWHTLPLLCIAWAILFSNSKVKLWKALLFVSISFIVIGITGNIASLLVFSVMSLIMLLNGHFEKKQKIAMIIGVFTAIIAFIAWIVVSIWNGGIRLYQLERVLGFLKPEEYADGSGWIYLRVNEVIANAKWFGAGGAEGTFIESSTDFAFLQLLKYYGYFIGIIVAILLLVLIMRMWKLSVNQPHSFAKLLVVGASTLFATQALYALAMSAGLAPIMSIPMPFMTYGLTPTVTNAFLIGLVLSVYRRKSYIFSA from the coding sequence ATGAATCGTAAGCAATTTTTACAGCAGGTGACAACCTTTATTCGCTCAAAGCCTGCGCAGCAGCATGTGGAGAAGGAGCTGAACGGGCATATCCAGCATGCTAAAAAGGCCTGGATGGATAAAGGCTACGAGGAAGCGCAGGCAGAAGCGTTAGCAATTGAGCATATGGGCAACCCAATGACGCTTGGACAGGAGCTTGGCAAGGTGCATAAGCCAAAAGTGGATTGGCTGATGATTGGGCTTGTCGCGATGCTATTGGCATGTAGTTTTTTGCCTTTAATAGCAGTTGCCCCCTATTCATTATTTGGTGAGGGTATGCTACTATGGCGACATGCAATTTATACATGTCTTGCGGTCATCATCATCGTTTGCTTTATGCTTTTTGATGTCCGAAAATTAATGACAAGGAATTTTATTTTTTATGTTATTGCCATATTATTTGCTTTGTTACTTTATTCAACACATATGATTCAAGGGACAAGATTCTTTTTCATCGGCTCATGGAAGGTGTCTGTATGGCATACGTTGCCACTTCTTTGCATTGCATGGGCGATATTATTTTCAAATAGCAAAGTGAAGCTATGGAAAGCACTTTTATTTGTTAGCATTAGTTTTATTGTGATTGGGATTACTGGGAATATAGCGTCTCTACTCGTCTTCTCAGTTATGTCGCTTATAATGCTATTGAATGGGCATTTTGAGAAAAAACAAAAAATTGCAATGATTATCGGGGTTTTTACGGCAATTATAGCTTTCATTGCTTGGATTGTTGTGAGTATATGGAATGGAGGGATTCGCCTTTATCAGCTGGAACGTGTGTTGGGCTTTTTAAAGCCAGAGGAATATGCGGATGGTAGTGGATGGATTTATTTACGTGTTAACGAAGTGATAGCAAATGCTAAATGGTTTGGAGCAGGGGGCGCAGAAGGTACTTTCATTGAGAGCTCAACAGACTTTGCTTTTCTACAGCTACTTAAATATTATGGCTATTTTATCGGCATAATCGTGGCAATTTTATTGCTTGTGCTTATTATGCGCATGTGGAAATTGAGTGTCAATCAGCCACATTCCTTTGCCAAGCTACTCGTTGTTGGAGCGAGCACTTTATTTGCGACACAGGCACTATATGCATTGGCAATGAGTGCTGGGCTTGCACCAATTATGAGCATCCCAATGCCATTTATGACATATGGTTTAACACCAACTGTTACTAATGCCTTTCTGATCGGGCTCGTGCTTAGCGTTTATCGAAGGAAATCTTATATTTTTAGTGCATGA
- a CDS encoding NlpC/P60 family protein, producing MKKQILTATLALTISCSSLPILPSALQTTEVAAATVSQQAVNQKADQIIATGKSLIGKATYSNTQYKPTAPYKFSCASFLMYIFEKNGVDLGTYNEDYMLKQGKAVSRSQLQKGDLVFFKSKKTGTDPDHVGIYIGNNKLLHMADTKQNIVISDMNSKPYYKDNYYAARRVLPSLMTANPASTGEKIVDKALLYKNSARIGTANVAAQKRFTAGGYVQYVLSQSGVKINTTVLSEQMKLGTTVARTNLQKGDLVFFSSAKGSKNPSLVGIYAGEHRIILPTKDGVITRLLLVDYYKDRYITAKRITK from the coding sequence ATGAAAAAACAAATACTAACAGCGACATTAGCATTAACGATTAGCTGTAGCTCACTACCAATACTGCCTAGTGCTTTGCAAACAACGGAGGTAGCCGCTGCCACTGTCAGCCAACAAGCAGTCAATCAAAAGGCAGATCAAATTATTGCGACAGGAAAAAGCTTAATAGGGAAAGCCACATATAGCAATACGCAATATAAGCCAACAGCACCTTATAAATTCTCCTGTGCTTCATTTTTAATGTATATTTTCGAGAAAAATGGTGTTGACTTAGGTACGTATAACGAAGATTATATGCTTAAGCAAGGGAAAGCCGTATCAAGAAGCCAATTACAAAAAGGCGATTTAGTCTTTTTCAAAAGTAAAAAAACAGGGACAGACCCTGACCATGTAGGCATTTACATTGGCAATAATAAGCTTTTGCATATGGCGGATACAAAGCAAAATATCGTCATTTCAGATATGAATAGCAAGCCGTATTATAAAGATAATTACTATGCTGCTCGTCGTGTGTTGCCATCATTAATGACTGCTAACCCCGCTTCGACAGGTGAAAAAATTGTTGATAAGGCGTTGCTATATAAAAATAGCGCACGCATCGGCACTGCCAATGTAGCTGCACAAAAGCGCTTTACGGCTGGTGGCTACGTACAATATGTACTAAGTCAAAGCGGTGTGAAAATCAATACAACCGTATTATCGGAGCAAATGAAGCTTGGAACAACCGTTGCCCGCACCAATTTACAAAAAGGGGATCTCGTCTTTTTCAGCAGTGCAAAGGGCTCTAAAAACCCTTCATTAGTTGGTATTTATGCAGGTGAGCACCGTATTATTTTGCCAACAAAGGATGGCGTCATTACGCGTTTGTTGCTAGTAGACTATTATAAAGATCGCTATATTACAGCGAAGCGCATTACGAAATAA
- a CDS encoding ATP-grasp domain-containing protein: MKTIVFIGTNKSGSSREAIKAAEGLGYFTVLFTNNEKQFQQRREYVDVHKMVFVDITNMEAMRTAIRSLQKTQLTITSIVSFTDPYVHTASQLCDEFCKNYAQSDAIASMEDKEVTRQHLQHFEFTPKFFILHANDMRELPKMSFPLIVKSPKSTGSKDVLFALNKKQLTEHIASLQEKYPQDTIMIEEYIDGPQYLVETIIYNGEPHIIALIEQDITQGKRFIITGYTVLARVPEKMQDSLQNIVTSITESFRVKNGAMHLELRLTKNGWKLIEINPRISGGAMNHMLEAAFGFNLVKETLKLLTGEQPNIEPLHQRFVYTKYLVVERKGILERVTGRNKAKNSRGVVEVYIKPRRGTLLIPPLSMGHRYAYVIATGNSKHEAKRNAYTAAKKIHFHLKI; encoded by the coding sequence GTGAAGACGATTGTTTTTATTGGGACAAATAAAAGTGGCTCAAGTCGTGAAGCTATTAAAGCCGCAGAAGGCCTCGGCTATTTTACGGTTCTTTTTACAAATAATGAAAAGCAATTTCAACAAAGAAGAGAGTACGTCGATGTGCATAAAATGGTATTTGTTGACATCACAAATATGGAGGCAATGCGCACAGCGATTCGTAGCCTACAAAAAACACAGCTGACCATTACTAGCATCGTCAGCTTTACAGACCCATACGTCCATACCGCCTCCCAGCTATGCGATGAATTTTGCAAAAACTATGCACAGTCTGATGCCATTGCTAGCATGGAGGATAAAGAAGTAACAAGGCAGCACCTACAGCATTTCGAGTTCACACCGAAATTTTTTATTTTACACGCAAATGATATGCGTGAGCTGCCGAAAATGAGCTTCCCTTTAATCGTTAAATCCCCAAAATCAACGGGCTCAAAGGATGTCCTTTTCGCCTTAAATAAAAAGCAGCTTACTGAGCATATTGCCTCACTGCAAGAAAAATATCCACAAGATACGATTATGATTGAGGAATACATTGATGGACCACAATACTTAGTTGAAACGATTATTTATAACGGGGAGCCTCATATTATTGCGCTCATTGAGCAGGATATTACACAAGGCAAACGCTTTATTATTACAGGCTATACCGTGCTTGCCCGCGTCCCTGAAAAAATGCAGGATAGCTTGCAGAACATCGTTACATCGATTACTGAGTCCTTCCGTGTGAAAAATGGTGCGATGCATTTAGAGCTACGCCTAACTAAAAATGGTTGGAAGCTTATCGAAATCAATCCACGCATTTCAGGCGGGGCTATGAACCATATGCTAGAAGCAGCTTTTGGCTTTAATTTAGTAAAGGAGACATTAAAGCTTTTAACAGGAGAACAGCCAAATATCGAGCCGCTTCATCAGCGCTTTGTTTATACAAAGTATTTAGTCGTTGAGCGCAAGGGCATATTAGAAAGAGTAACCGGGAGAAATAAAGCCAAAAATAGCCGTGGTGTTGTCGAAGTTTATATTAAGCCAAGGAGAGGGACACTGCTCATCCCTCCACTCTCGATGGGGCACCGCTATGCATACGTCATCGCAACAGGTAACTCCAAACACGAGGCAAAACGCAATGCCTACACAGCCGCCAAAAAAATTCATTTTCATTTGAAAATATAA
- a CDS encoding Na/Pi cotransporter family protein, translated as MLTIFGGIGLFLLGMSMLTNGLKEIAGEALKRWLNKFTRGTFSSMLSGIFMTILVQSSTATTLLTIGFVSAGLLTFIQSIGVIIGANIGSTSTGWIISLIGFKISLQAMALPIIGVGVFMSFIAPRDIKKFGGVLAGFGLLFLGIDMLQQGMGDAQNLIAFDKIPANSFMSIILLILIGVIMTIIMQASSAAMAATLAALFTGAIDFEQAAYLVIGQNIGTTATALFAAIGASVAAKRTAMTHLLFNVVTATIVTATFPYFLQLVRWLTEAATGRFDETMALAIFHTLFSVLGAIIFMPFIQQFAKLLMKIVPERENALTRNLDKKLLEVPSVALDVSFKTIRDILIVLTTAQSALMVTKKLTADYERKMDEVEEAIQITNDFLNAIQSTSKRERNKHIAILHTQDHLVRLVKVLREEQQLEALVLQPQLMTEWQEILADVQQYLTGEQPISDIAQILEGHSRMMAEARRNKRNEYFERSVANETELGVAVSKVGALLWIDRLVYHYWRSTARMAEFQQLDEEKRI; from the coding sequence ATGCTAACGATTTTTGGAGGGATTGGGCTGTTCCTGCTTGGCATGTCGATGCTAACGAACGGACTGAAGGAAATTGCAGGAGAAGCGCTAAAGCGTTGGCTCAATAAGTTTACAAGAGGAACGTTTAGCTCCATGCTGTCAGGAATTTTTATGACCATCTTAGTGCAGTCCTCAACAGCAACGACTTTATTAACAATCGGCTTTGTCAGTGCAGGCTTGCTAACATTTATTCAGTCCATCGGTGTCATTATTGGGGCAAATATTGGGAGTACATCAACAGGGTGGATTATTTCATTAATTGGCTTTAAAATTAGCCTGCAAGCAATGGCATTGCCGATTATTGGCGTTGGTGTCTTTATGTCGTTTATCGCACCGCGCGATATTAAAAAATTCGGTGGTGTCTTGGCAGGCTTCGGCTTGCTATTTTTAGGAATTGATATGCTACAACAAGGAATGGGCGATGCGCAAAATTTAATTGCCTTCGATAAAATTCCTGCTAATTCATTTATGTCGATTATCCTACTTATTCTCATTGGCGTCATTATGACGATTATTATGCAAGCATCAAGCGCAGCGATGGCAGCGACATTAGCGGCTTTATTTACAGGCGCAATTGATTTTGAACAGGCTGCTTATTTAGTCATTGGGCAAAATATCGGCACAACAGCAACGGCATTGTTTGCCGCAATTGGTGCATCGGTAGCGGCAAAGCGTACAGCGATGACGCATTTATTGTTTAATGTAGTAACAGCGACCATTGTAACAGCGACATTCCCGTACTTTTTACAATTAGTACGTTGGCTGACAGAAGCGGCAACTGGACGCTTTGATGAAACGATGGCATTAGCTATTTTCCATACGTTATTCAGCGTGCTCGGTGCGATTATTTTCATGCCATTTATTCAACAGTTCGCAAAGCTTTTAATGAAAATTGTACCAGAGCGTGAAAATGCTTTAACACGCAATTTAGATAAAAAGCTTTTAGAAGTACCTTCTGTTGCACTGGATGTTTCGTTTAAAACGATTCGCGATATTTTAATCGTCTTAACAACGGCACAAAGCGCCTTAATGGTGACGAAAAAACTCACAGCAGACTATGAGCGCAAAATGGATGAAGTCGAAGAGGCCATTCAAATTACAAATGATTTTTTAAATGCCATTCAATCCACATCTAAAAGAGAACGCAATAAGCATATTGCCATTTTACATACACAGGACCATCTTGTTCGCTTAGTCAAGGTGCTACGTGAAGAGCAGCAGCTAGAGGCGCTCGTATTGCAGCCACAATTAATGACAGAGTGGCAGGAAATATTAGCAGATGTACAGCAATATTTGACTGGGGAGCAGCCAATCAGCGATATTGCCCAAATACTAGAGGGGCATTCACGCATGATGGCAGAGGCGCGCCGCAACAAGCGTAACGAATATTTCGAGCGCTCGGTAGCAAATGAAACGGAGCTAGGTGTAGCTGTTTCGAAGGTAGGGGCACTGCTTTGGATTGATCGCCTCGTCTATCATTATTGGCGTTCAACCGCACGAATGGCGGAATTCCAGCAGCTTGATGAGGAAAAGCGCATTTGA
- a CDS encoding YheC/YheD family protein gives MLTTIGMLHHRKDPTTVLKSYAFAAVAKAEGVDFFYFTPKSVNFTKKTILAQVYENGTWHEKECPFPDVIYNAGSPEKLAVSKDIIGKLRKEVPFTTNSIGNKWNVAKRLLAYKDFAKYIIPTEIIQKLDTVHQYLVKYSTVAFKPIDGRKGKGIYFISKEGTNYSVKHNSETTKYTKGQLDALLTEQLATGTFIVQPYIRSVTKSGLVFDFRLHVQKNGEGEWVVTTVYPRVAPAGSLVPNINNGGYTNYLEPFLQQEFAEQAFDLKRTLEHFSLALAKHLDHIQIQEFGEMIDEIGVDVGLDQNMRLWIYEVNWRPGCPPTFYLELDVVKNTIRYAKYLAENRQVLAKARQTKRAHKAKQEQVQEQQHQLAVQAPKERPRNMPIIGITGSAGKTTTKAFLSSILRTKWSTFESKDYWNTTEHTKKHAVELANGYEAAVLEYGMAYKGVITEHCRIIQPTMSIVTNVGLAHVGNFDGDVRQVALAKSELIQGMDQRGVLVINKDDANSNYLTTAQFKGKILTVGVHSDADYKAYNIRYKEDGMTFQMKLQGKDIALFIPILGEHHVYNALSAIAVADYLGFTPQEIKQGLLFKKPPRRLTLYHCKRHITLIDDTVHSHPQGVKAAIDVLSAIAKRRKVAIIGQMRELGDLREAEYQKVGEYIAEQDIDIFITYGFRTEEMNAAAQAKGFNPKNMYHFTNKEKLHELLPKILKQGDTILVKGASKTNMFETVKFLADLYEGK, from the coding sequence GTGTTGACAACGATTGGGATGCTGCACCATCGCAAAGACCCGACAACGGTGTTGAAATCATATGCTTTTGCGGCGGTGGCGAAGGCGGAAGGTGTTGATTTTTTTTATTTCACACCGAAAAGCGTTAATTTTACGAAGAAAACCATTTTGGCACAAGTGTATGAAAACGGTACATGGCATGAAAAGGAGTGTCCGTTTCCAGATGTCATTTACAATGCAGGAAGTCCTGAGAAGCTAGCGGTATCAAAGGATATTATCGGTAAGCTACGCAAGGAAGTGCCATTTACAACAAATTCTATAGGGAATAAGTGGAATGTTGCAAAGCGTTTACTTGCCTATAAGGATTTTGCTAAATACATTATTCCAACAGAAATTATTCAAAAGCTTGATACCGTGCATCAATATTTAGTGAAGTATTCGACGGTTGCTTTTAAACCAATTGATGGGCGTAAAGGCAAGGGAATTTATTTTATTTCCAAAGAGGGCACGAACTACTCCGTCAAACATAATAGTGAAACGACGAAATATACGAAGGGACAGCTTGATGCACTGTTAACAGAGCAATTAGCAACAGGTACATTTATTGTCCAGCCATATATTCGCTCTGTCACAAAATCAGGCTTAGTGTTCGATTTCCGTCTTCATGTACAAAAAAATGGAGAGGGCGAGTGGGTGGTGACAACGGTATATCCGCGCGTTGCCCCTGCAGGTAGCTTGGTGCCAAACATTAACAACGGTGGCTATACGAATTATTTAGAGCCATTTTTACAGCAGGAGTTTGCGGAGCAGGCTTTCGATTTAAAGCGTACATTGGAGCATTTTTCATTAGCGCTTGCGAAGCATTTGGACCATATTCAAATACAGGAGTTTGGCGAAATGATTGACGAAATCGGTGTCGATGTTGGCTTAGACCAAAATATGCGCCTATGGATTTATGAGGTCAACTGGCGCCCAGGCTGTCCGCCAACCTTTTACTTAGAGCTAGATGTTGTGAAAAATACAATTCGCTATGCGAAATATTTAGCAGAAAATAGACAGGTGTTAGCGAAAGCAAGGCAGACGAAGCGAGCGCACAAGGCGAAGCAAGAACAGGTACAGGAGCAGCAACATCAGCTTGCTGTGCAAGCACCAAAGGAGCGTCCACGCAATATGCCGATTATCGGAATTACAGGAAGTGCGGGGAAAACAACGACGAAAGCCTTTTTATCGTCGATTTTGCGCACGAAATGGTCGACCTTTGAGTCAAAGGATTATTGGAACACGACGGAGCATACGAAAAAGCATGCAGTAGAGCTAGCGAATGGCTATGAGGCAGCAGTGCTGGAGTACGGTATGGCATACAAAGGAGTTATTACAGAGCATTGTCGCATCATTCAGCCAACGATGAGTATTGTGACGAATGTCGGGCTTGCGCATGTTGGGAACTTTGATGGTGATGTAAGGCAAGTGGCATTAGCGAAATCAGAGCTCATTCAAGGGATGGATCAGCGCGGGGTGTTAGTCATTAATAAGGATGATGCCAATTCCAATTATTTAACGACAGCGCAATTTAAAGGCAAAATTTTAACAGTTGGTGTGCATTCAGACGCCGATTATAAGGCGTACAATATACGCTATAAAGAGGACGGCATGACATTCCAAATGAAGCTGCAAGGCAAGGATATAGCACTCTTTATTCCAATTTTAGGTGAGCACCATGTATACAATGCGTTGAGTGCCATTGCCGTTGCGGACTATTTAGGCTTTACACCACAGGAAATCAAGCAAGGGCTGCTGTTTAAAAAGCCTCCACGTCGTTTAACGCTTTATCATTGCAAACGTCATATTACGTTAATAGATGATACGGTACACTCGCATCCACAAGGTGTTAAGGCAGCCATCGACGTGCTGTCAGCTATCGCCAAGCGTCGTAAAGTAGCAATTATCGGGCAAATGCGCGAGCTAGGTGATTTGCGAGAGGCAGAGTATCAAAAGGTTGGCGAATATATTGCAGAGCAGGACATTGATATTTTTATCACATATGGCTTCCGCACAGAGGAAATGAATGCAGCTGCGCAGGCGAAGGGCTTTAATCCAAAAAACATGTATCATTTTACAAACAAGGAGAAGCTGCATGAGCTGCTGCCGAAAATTTTGAAACAAGGCGACACCATCCTTGTCAAAGGGGCAAGCAAAACGAACATGTTTGAAACCGTGAAGTTTTTGGCTGACTTGTATGAGGGAAAATAG
- a CDS encoding UDP-N-acetylmuramoyl-tripeptide--D-alanyl-D-alanine ligase: MIALSVKDLQALLGGQVLQGATNFSVKQALHYTQLDNVKRYALIFLRKSESVDWKRLEQHTPLLIVSDKAEEELRKAPASITVLQVKNMHGAFWQFVDYYRTLFAIPVVALTGTCGKTTTKEMLRHILLGDWQVQATVSSINEPRQSLNYLTMVDKQTKAAIFELGLGNLGNIKHQCLIYKPTIGIITNIGVHHLDGCKSLEGYIQAKAEIVEGIAQNGTLIMNADDANSKKISLAAFKGKVMTFSVKQNADFKASNVRYGEGGMRFTLNKGKERYDCFVPGYGEHQVYNALAALAATTEMGFPLRKAIAKLRTFKNMERHLQFSKGLAGSTIIDDTWTNNPTSIEAALKVLAAVGKDKKHIVILGDIKRLGSYERQYHREIGSLLAKQSVDTLITIGQRAKDIALQAKADGITADVHSFADVKGVMALLQKIVTKNSLILIKGPMSSRSMIDFANELKGDLK, translated from the coding sequence TTGATTGCATTGTCTGTCAAAGACCTCCAAGCATTGTTAGGCGGTCAAGTTTTACAAGGCGCAACGAACTTTTCAGTGAAGCAGGCGCTGCATTATACACAGTTGGATAACGTGAAGCGTTATGCGTTGATTTTCCTTCGTAAAAGTGAAAGCGTCGATTGGAAAAGGCTGGAGCAGCACACGCCGTTGTTAATTGTATCAGATAAAGCGGAGGAGGAGCTACGCAAGGCTCCTGCTTCTATTACGGTTTTACAAGTAAAAAATATGCATGGCGCATTTTGGCAATTTGTCGACTACTACCGCACACTTTTTGCGATTCCAGTCGTTGCATTAACAGGTACGTGCGGGAAGACAACAACGAAGGAAATGCTCCGTCATATTTTACTTGGCGATTGGCAAGTGCAGGCAACGGTTAGTAGCATTAACGAGCCGAGGCAATCGCTCAATTACTTAACGATGGTTGATAAACAAACAAAGGCAGCCATTTTCGAATTAGGCTTAGGCAATTTAGGCAATATTAAGCATCAATGCTTAATTTACAAGCCAACTATTGGCATTATTACGAATATTGGTGTCCATCATTTAGATGGCTGTAAAAGCTTAGAGGGCTATATTCAGGCGAAGGCAGAAATCGTAGAGGGCATCGCACAAAATGGCACATTAATTATGAATGCAGACGATGCTAACAGCAAAAAAATTTCATTAGCTGCCTTTAAAGGAAAGGTCATGACATTTAGCGTTAAGCAAAATGCCGATTTCAAAGCGAGCAACGTACGCTATGGAGAGGGCGGAATGCGCTTCACTTTAAATAAAGGAAAGGAGCGCTATGATTGCTTCGTGCCAGGCTACGGAGAGCATCAAGTCTATAATGCGTTAGCAGCGCTTGCTGCTACGACAGAAATGGGCTTCCCACTGCGCAAAGCGATTGCTAAGCTGCGCACCTTTAAAAATATGGAGCGCCATTTACAGTTTTCTAAAGGGCTAGCAGGCAGCACGATTATTGACGATACGTGGACCAATAATCCAACCTCGATTGAAGCAGCGTTGAAGGTGCTAGCAGCAGTTGGCAAAGATAAAAAGCACATCGTTATTTTAGGTGATATTAAAAGGCTTGGTAGCTATGAGCGGCAATATCATCGTGAAATCGGCTCGCTACTTGCGAAACAATCTGTTGATACATTAATTACAATTGGACAACGTGCGAAGGATATTGCACTTCAAGCGAAGGCAGATGGCATCACTGCTGACGTGCATAGCTTTGCAGATGTCAAAGGTGTGATGGCTTTGCTGCAAAAAATCGTTACGAAAAATTCATTAATTTTAATTAAAGGGCCAATGTCCAGCAGGTCGATGATTGATTTTGCAAATGAATTGAAGGGGGATTTAAAGTAG
- a CDS encoding sigma-70 family RNA polymerase sigma factor: MDDVMVLPKEQSVEETVESLMQMYGQSILQLVYAYVHNEAVAEDLTQEIFLKCYKALPTYQAKSSLKTWLWRIAINHAKDYLKSWHNQNVYTADDTVLHNVQSSEAIEQQIIQQDEDAALANAVMQLPVIYREVIYLFYFEDYTMKQIAALLQVNENTVKTRLRKGKALLKTRLEAL; the protein is encoded by the coding sequence ATGGACGATGTGATGGTATTACCAAAAGAGCAAAGCGTTGAGGAAACGGTAGAGTCACTGATGCAAATGTATGGACAAAGCATTTTACAGCTCGTTTATGCGTATGTTCACAACGAGGCTGTGGCGGAGGATTTAACGCAGGAGATTTTTTTGAAATGCTATAAGGCGCTACCAACCTACCAAGCCAAATCCTCGCTGAAAACATGGCTTTGGCGCATTGCCATCAATCATGCTAAAGATTATTTGAAAAGCTGGCATAACCAAAATGTCTATACAGCGGACGATACGGTTTTACATAATGTGCAAAGCAGCGAGGCAATTGAGCAGCAAATTATTCAGCAGGATGAGGATGCAGCACTAGCAAATGCAGTAATGCAGCTACCTGTCATCTATCGTGAAGTCATTTATTTATTTTATTTTGAGGACTATACGATGAAGCAAATTGCAGCGCTTCTACAGGTCAATGAAAATACGGTGAAAACGCGGCTGCGCAAAGGCAAGGCATTATTAAAAACACGATTGGAGGCATTGTAA